Part of the Oryzias melastigma strain HK-1 linkage group LG11, ASM292280v2, whole genome shotgun sequence genome, AATCAggtaaaataaagtcaaatctgctgcttttttccttctcatcattatttagttcttatacgttgtataaaaataaaatatattagtagCTGAACAAGCCAGACTGTCTGAGTTGTTGaagactttcagaataaaatagtTTGGTGCTGAATGGACCTTTACCTCGATCTTCTTGTGACCCGTCGTTGTAGTTGACCTGCTTGCGGATGCGTTTGCCTTTGCCCAGGTTTCGAGCcagatcctcctgctgctgctcgtAGTGATGCCGCAGCAGCTTCTCCCAGTAGTCTGGATCCACGCTCTCCTCCTGCTTGATGATCTCCcgctgcacctcctcctcctgaagGGAGTAACGCGTTCAGAAACAGGAAATAGAAATGCCAGCATCTGTATGTGTGCGTGGCAGAagctcacctcctcctcctcgtctttgACCACATACTGAGCCACTTTGAAGGAGCTCAGGTACTCgttcatgctctgcagctctgtgTCGTCGGTGGCGTCCTGGTTCCTGTCCAGCAGTCGGTCGATGGCTTTATCGTCGTAGTGGATGATGCTGCTGTCCTCctctttgttcttgttttctaaggagaaaaaaataaataatgtaagcCCGCTGAGCGCGCTTCTTTACCATCTGGTTTAGCAGACAAACCATCCTCACCTTCTCCCTCATCCTTAAAGAGCTCCTCTGTTCCAAACTTGAGGATGTCGTCCAGCTCCTGCTTGGACATGGAGCCCGTCTTAGACCCAAGACCAGGTCGGACCACCAGGTGAGTCAGCATCATCTTCTTTTTGGCAACCTATGGAAGAATtgtgaagaggagaaaaacgGTTATGAgtgtaaaatgttaattaagaGAATCTGTTATACAgacaaacataatttatttacttttaaaggaagtaaaaaaattcAACTGCCAACCTGAGTGATCCTCTCCTCCACTGAAGCCTTGGTGACAAAGCGGTAGATCATCACCTTCTTGTTTTGCCCGATTCGATGAGCTCTGCTGAAGGCCTGAGTTCAGAGGCAAAGTTAGCAGATGTCAGCTAACATAAACAGTGTTTTAGCTGCTGCTACTGTTTTTATTGGGTTAAAACCTCGCCGCACCTGGATGTCATTGTGAGGATTCCAGTCCGAGTCGTAGATGATGACGGTGTCGGCTGTGGCCAGGTTGATGCCCAACCCTCCGGCCCTCGTCGACAGCAGGAAGGCAAACTGCTGAGCTCCAGGAGCTGAAGGGGAAAAGATGACAACAaatcttatttcatttttccaacataaaatataaaggcCTAAAATCTGAGgcaacaaaaagtgaaaaaatatgatGGTTTGTGTTAATTCTTACCATTGAAGCGATCGATAGCTTCCTGCCTCATCCCTCCTGTGATTCCTCCATCTATCCTTTCATACTTGTAGCCTTCGTTCTCTAGGAAGTCCTCCAGCAGATCCAACATTTTAGTCATCTGTAGACATCAGAATCCAAATGAAATTCAGCAAATGTAGAAGGTAGACCATCGCTTTCCGTTCATTAGGAGCCCCACCTGAGAGAAAACGAGCACTCTGTGCCCGCCCTCCTTCAGCTTCCTCATCatcttctgcagcagcagcagtttccCAGAGGACTTTGTCAGAGCGCTTCCATCATACATCCCGTTTGGCAGTTTGGGAGCTTCCTGTTTGGAGGAACAGAACATTCACATTGATAAAAGAGGCGGAGCTTTGACAGACAGTCTCTGGCTGCAGGTCGTACCATAGCAGCTGCAGGGAAGAGGTAGGGGTGGTTGCAGCATTTCTTGAGGTCCATGACAACATTGAGCAATGAAACCTGGTTGCCTCCTCCTTTGGTGTTAAGGGCCTCAAAGTTTTTCGTCAGgatatatttgtaatattttctgcaaagaaaatatgttaaaaaaagacatttaaccTTACATCCGGCCTGctagagacttttattttttgtaaagagAGGACTCACTTCTGCATGGGGCTGAGCTCCACTCGTACGATCAGCTCGGTCTTAGAAGGCATGTGCTTGAAGACGTCAGCCTTCAGCCTCCTGAGCATGTGCGGACCCAGCATGTCATGCAGCTTCTTGATCTGGTCCTCCTTGGCGATGTCGGCAAACTCTTCCAGGAAGACCTCCAAGTTGCTGCGTTCAAAGACAGACAGGTGAGACTTTCTGCTCAGATAACAGCCATCTCGAGTGTCCACAACATTTTTCACAGATGCTAATCCTACATAAAAAACCAAATTCATTCCAGAAACATGTTTACTAATTAAGATGTTTACTAATTAAGaagaggaaacatttttaatgccGAGCAGtgagataaaacaaaaagaaaacctgaaaCTATCTGAATGGTTTCAAAACTCTAATCatcaaatgttgtgtttttaggaACCCATGTAGAAGATAAATCAAGGCCCAACTTACTTGAACCTCTCAGGTGTGAGGAAGTTGAGCAGGTGGAACAGCTCCTCCAGGTTGTTCTGCAGAGGAGTTCCGGTCAGCAGCAGCTTGTGCTGCAGAGAGTAGTTGTTCAGCaccctgaaaaactgaaaaaaagacagaaagaacaGGTTTAAAAAGGTTGGAGACAGAAAATCTGCAGATGTTATTCATTGATGGTTATTTAAAGGTTTCTGAGGAAGTTTCAGATCTAATAAGATGTTGAAGTTCACGTAGAACTCTTTACATTTCTGTGATGCTACAACTGTGGTTCCAGTTTGGCTGAATTAGTTAAGTGGATCTTTGATTATTGATGAGTTTGTACCTTAGACTGGTTGTTTTTTAGCCTGTGAGCCTCATCCACCACCAGGCAGGCCCAGTCAATGGAGCCCAGGGCGGCCATGTCGATGGTGATCAGCTCGTAGGACGTCAGCAGGACGTGGAACTTGATGGACGAGTCTTTCTGTTGGGGTGAGAGCAGCAGCACAGAAGCTCAGGAATTGAATCAAATGCTAGtggatttcaattttttatccCCCATCAGCTCCTAACCTTCATCCTGGACGCCCTCTTGCCTCCTCGGATGGCGTTGTCCTCAAAGGAAAACTCGTTCTCCCTGATGACGGCTCGGCTATCCTTGTCTCCGATGTAGGTCACCACGTACATGTCGGGCGCCCACATCTCGAACTCCCTCTCCCAGTTGATGATGGTGGACAGAGGGGCGCTGACCAAGAAGGGGCCCTTAGAATGACCCTGGAGGACACGAGTTAAAGGACGCGTGTGAGTTTCAGTActgattaatatttaaaaacaaatagttttaggacattcaaaacacagaaatatcATTTATTAATCCCAAACCagataaatgcaattttaaacttttttttaaatatttattttttatttaccgTTTCAAACATTAATTTGCTTTGATAGGCTAAGATTTTCAGAACTAAACTttaatcaaaaactaaaaacatttttcaaatagtttCAGGCTCCCTGTGGCTTTGACAGGAAGTGTATTTTGGCCTCCCACCTTTAGGTGGCAGTAGCCACATGCATAATAAGTGATTGTTTACTCCAAACAGATCCAAGTTAATGTCGTCAGATGACCTAAACAAAATGGCTGAGTGGcttttcacaaacaaaacagaaaacatttaagaaaaacttttaaatttgaaaaaagaaaaaaactaatattgtgTCCCAGCCTGTTTCTACTTTATTCTCAaggagcagattttttttattttttgccaacaAACCGGTTGAGAAGCCGTGTTTCAACAGAGTTCTGCGTCACAACACGCAGCAGCAGCCTGAGCGTGCGCGGCACCTCGGGGAGCGTCGGCCTTTCTACCCACCTCTTTGTAGAGCGAGTAGAGGAACACTGCGGTCTGGACCGTCTTTCCCAGACCCATTTCATCAGCCAGAATGGTGTCGGTGCCTTGGGCCCAGGAGAACCGCAGCCAGTTCAGACCCTCCAGCTGGTAGGGGTGCAGCGTCCCACCAGTACTGTCCAGGTAATCCGGTTGGCGGTCGAACTTGATTGTTggcttaaaatagaaaaaaaagacatgctaaaaaaaaaaaaaagtaaatgttaagtatttttatctattttcatttCACTCACATCAACCACAGGGTTCTCAGGAGGCCTCTCCGGCCGCTTCACTCTTCCTTTTACTTTGATCTTCTTCCCGGGTCTCCCGTCGTCTCCCATCATCAGCTCCCTGGAGCACAGGGATTATTGAACGGTCTGTCGAAGCTCGGTGTAGAAGATTCTAGGCTGAGCAGCTCCTACCTGTGGTTCCAGTACTGCAGCTTGTAGACGTCAAACTCCGGTATATCCATGTCCTCGGCCTCCCAGGTGGCCTGATCGTACGGAAGCTCCCTCCACTTGATCAAATAATGGACGTTGTTTTTTCTGTCCACGCTGAAGAACccagaaaacatcaaagaacATTAATAGTGAGTGGCAGAAATATGGGATCAAAACTGTTTGTTTCAATTAGATATTTTAgttatttctttgatttttcttgtAGTAAAACCTGGTTGTGTGCCTGCTGACCTGTGGTTCAGGATGCGGTGAATCATCAACCACTCCATCTTTATTCCAAAGCGGAAGTACTTCTCCTCCAGGTGAACATATGTGGGATCCTTGCTCTTCCTCTTGACATATTTATCCTCCTCTCCCTCGCCAAAGTCGATGGGCGGCGGTTCGTCCATGTCGTTCTTCCTCTGGTAGTTCCTGAACATCACCTGGCAGTGCATCTCCAGCTACATTTGCCGATGAGACATTAAGAGGGGGGGTTATTAAGGAGCAtttctccatttttcttttcaggaaGTTGAGCCGTCTCACCTGCAGCTCAGAGACCCAGGAGCAATGCCAGTACGACATGTTGCACCATTTGGCGAAGAACTCCCGCTCTGCCCGTCCCTTCAGAGGAGGGGGGTCGGGGGCATCGGGCAGCAGTTCTGGAGGGCGGGGTACCACAGTGGGGGGCGGGGGCTCTCCCCATCGCCATGTCAAGATTTTCTGTACCTTTCCTTTCATGGGTGGACACTGgagaacagaggaggaggagcgttCTCAAACTTTTAATGTCATGACCTGcaagattttttaattaaacaacaGTTTCAAAGTTGATTCTCAGGAGGAATTAGTTTGTCCATAAACAAgatcaaacaacaaaatacacagattaTTTTAGTCTGAACTTAAACTAAAGCTTAAACAGTCCACTTTGTTTGAATTAAATTCAGGTGCAGACATTACAAAATGTGGTACGCTAAAATAGGAACTTTGGAGTTTAGATgggaaataaaagcagaaagagccagaaaaaaaaaaaaaacaggcattaagtaaaaaaaaatgctaatattattgttattatgatCAGATATGATCCATTTAAGGCAAATCAGGCACTGAGATGAGCAGCTTTTTAACTGTATTCCTTACAAATATCCATTTTACCTCTGAGGTGTGAATAGAGACCAGAGCAAATTAAGGTTTGAGGTGGTCTGAGAACTTCAAGTCTGAAGGCCACTGTGCGTTTTATCCTTGGTGCTTCTGGGAATTTGTCTTTTCAgacttcaattattttttttgttgacatttttgatCTAAACTACATTACAGTAAATCTCATAGTGTTTTCACAGCCATTTTTGGAGACATCGATCATCAAAACTCCTGATCACTGATAAAACATCGACTGAATGAGGAGAGGCTGGCTCAGTTTTCTCTGATTTATACTTACTAACCCTTAGGCAGAACTTTTTTTAGTAGTGATTCTCTGGTTTTCCACCGTCAgtctttatgtttgttttctttctgctgaCCACCTTACTTCTACAGATCCATTTAATGGATTTCTTTTGCTATAATGTCTCTGCTGAAGCTTCCCTCCCAAACCACGTTCTGAACTCTTTTCTTTGTACGCTTTTATGAAGTTATGAAGCTCAATGGATCAAACCTACAACAAGTTTATTAAATCATTAATAATATGTGGCTCACACCAAACACAAAATCAACTTCTAATGGCAAAAACGAGAATCAGACATTGCAACAGGAAGTCCAGCTGGATCTCCTCCCTGTGGTACACTTACTGTGCAGCGAGGGCAGATCCACTCTCCGTTGGGAATCTCGGGCAGTGGGGGGTTCAGACAGTGGATGTGGTACGACGAGGGGCAGGAGTCGCAGCACAGCAGCTCTCCTCCATCCTTACAAACCCTGCAGAACTCCATGTGGTGGTCGTCCTCTTCCATCTCTCCTGTCTCACCGTTGTCCTCTTCTGCTTCTGAGACGTCCTCTCTGGCTTCCCACTGGATGCCCTCCTTCTCCTGGGGTTCGCAGAAAGAGGAAACTCACAACTAATCCTCCTGATTCTAGCATATAAAAGGGTGTGTTTGATTCTTACACAGTGAGGGCAACTCCAGGTGCCCTCGGGTGCCTTCTCCATGTCGGGGTCCAGGCACACCATGTGGTAGGCTCTGGGGCAGGTGTCACACAGGATGATCTCCCCTCCCTGCTGGCAAACCTCGCAGTAGTCCTGGTGGTCGGTCTCATAGCCATCACCATCTTCTGCTTCTGACAAGGACCGGAacatacacaataaaaaaagagaaaaaaaaaacctcccatCACACCCACGAGCCGTGCACTGGATGCTCCGATTCCGTTTGTGAAGCTGCATTGATGTTGTTTGTGAGAGAAAACCCACATGGTGAGTCACACTTTCCCCTTTAGTTCAGATTTCCTCAGCAACAAATTCAGCCAAAAGGCTCCACTGACAAAAACCAGACATCATTTCAGAGCAAGCAGGGCCATCTTTCAAAACTATAGCTCAGGTAGTTTCACGCAAGAAAGtaaaaatttctaattttagatgactaggaaaaaaaatgaaagcttttaaCAGATGTCTTCTGATTGGTGCTTTAACCTTGTGATGTCATCGTCAAAGGTAGCCTCACCAGGAGGCGCCCCCTTCTAAATACATCAAACTTTGGTGTTTCAAAAACTAAGATAAAGATCTGTACACCTCACGTCGTGAATACGTTCACTACGGTTAACATttcactagggctgccacaattagttgacaactaatcaactatcaAAATAGTcggcgactaatttaatagtcaatttgTTGTTACTTTATTATATATGGAATCAGGGTGTAATAAACTTGAAAGTcataatagcattatgctagcttttttggcatttaataagttttttaaggctatttagCAGTTTAAAATTTCaactaaatgctagctattttggctaaatcaggattttttccgtttttttagactagtttggagtttagctaatattttagctacatgttagctattttggctaatttaattttgggtttgttttttttttgctttttaggctaatttttcatttaactaGTCTATAAGGCGCTANNNNNNNNNNNNNNNNNNNNNNNNNNNNNNNNNNNNNNNNNNNNNNNNNNNNNNNNNNNNNNNNNNNNNNNNNNNNNNNNNNNNNNNNNNNNNNNNNNNNNNNNNNNNNNNNNNNNNNNNNNNNNNNNNNNNNNNNNNNtactactactactactacaactaatattttagctggctatcagcttcagtgttttcagctatgaacttgagcatttttagctatttatacatttcagcatcttcaggtattagcactagcatcttcagtgccattcagcattcacactagcattatcgcgggttatgctatatatttagtttttagttagtttaaagctaatgatggttaagatgtgtgctttacattaaGTTTGTGCATGACA contains:
- the chd4a gene encoding chromodomain-helicase-DNA-binding protein 4a isoform X1 yields the protein MSGSEDDRDDYGARDDRLMQDEEEEEISENETPKVKKKKKAKKSKESKSSKRRSRREELAISSPEPMDIGGIEDADDGPGQRSESEGSDYTPGRKKKKRGGSSKEKKRNSAGVERSSKRKEPEPEEDEDEDDDDCSEPKSSSQLLDDWGMEDIDHVFTEEDYRSLTNYKAFSQFVRPLIAAKNPKIAVSKMMMVLGAKWREFSTNNPLRGAAAANAALATANVPAAVDTMVAEVTPAAAAPPAPVEPQPAAAPPLRKAKTKEGKGPNARKKSKPVPKPQEKKNNTKTKKVAPLKIKLGGFNSKRKRSSSEEDEPDADSDFENGSINSVSVSEGSNSRSKKRASKNKPKKKKEAEDGDGYETDHQDYCEVCQQGGEIILCDTCPRAYHMVCLDPDMEKAPEGTWSCPHCEKEGIQWEAREDVSEAEEDNGETGEMEEDDHHMEFCRVCKDGGELLCCDSCPSSYHIHCLNPPLPEIPNGEWICPRCTCPPMKGKVQKILTWRWGEPPPPTVVPRPPELLPDAPDPPPLKGRAEREFFAKWCNMSYWHCSWVSELQLEMHCQVMFRNYQRKNDMDEPPPIDFGEGEEDKYVKRKSKDPTYVHLEEKYFRFGIKMEWLMIHRILNHSVDRKNNVHYLIKWRELPYDQATWEAEDMDIPEFDVYKLQYWNHRELMMGDDGRPGKKIKVKGRVKRPERPPENPVVDPTIKFDRQPDYLDSTGGTLHPYQLEGLNWLRFSWAQGTDTILADEMGLGKTVQTAVFLYSLYKEGHSKGPFLVSAPLSTIINWEREFEMWAPDMYVVTYIGDKDSRAVIRENEFSFEDNAIRGGKRASRMKKDSSIKFHVLLTSYELITIDMAALGSIDWACLVVDEAHRLKNNQSKFFRVLNNYSLQHKLLLTGTPLQNNLEELFHLLNFLTPERFNNLEVFLEEFADIAKEDQIKKLHDMLGPHMLRRLKADVFKHMPSKTELIVRVELSPMQKKYYKYILTKNFEALNTKGGGNQVSLLNVVMDLKKCCNHPYLFPAAAMEAPKLPNGMYDGSALTKSSGKLLLLQKMMRKLKEGGHRVLVFSQMTKMLDLLEDFLENEGYKYERIDGGITGGMRQEAIDRFNAPGAQQFAFLLSTRAGGLGINLATADTVIIYDSDWNPHNDIQAFSRAHRIGQNKKVMIYRFVTKASVEERITQVAKKKMMLTHLVVRPGLGSKTGSMSKQELDDILKFGTEELFKDEGEENKNKEEDSSIIHYDDKAIDRLLDRNQDATDDTELQSMNEYLSSFKVAQYVVKDEEEEEEEVQREIIKQEESVDPDYWEKLLRHHYEQQQEDLARNLGKGKRIRKQVNYNDGSQEDRADWQDDQSDGQSDYSVASEEGDEDFDERSEANSRRPNRKGLRNDKDKPLPPLLARVGGNIEVLGFNSRQRKAFLNAVMRYGMPPQDAFTTQWLVRDLRGKSEKEFKAYVSLFMRHLCEPGADGAETFADGVPREGLSRQHVLTRIGVMSLIRKKVQEFEHVNGQWSMPWMAELEENKRAAAQPDSPGKTPSTGTPADTQPNTPAPADDSSKNEEMKDGEKDLKKETETEKNDKDPVKGSDEVIAIPDDEEKSPASEQEKKNGVEAMETDKPSNGEAESAKEKEAEKEGEEKSPEGGEEAKPAAEAKTEGSEVKPGDAEMKEETKEEKTEKMDTTPPDVKKDLKDDKETPKPEEATKLQNGDGSKEGAAPATTAASASSVSEEKKKAKTRFMFNIADGGFTELHSLWQNEERAATVTKKTNEIWHRRHDYWLLAGIIQHGYARWQDIQNDVRFAILNEPFKGEINRGNFLEIKNKFLARRFKLLEQALVIEEQLRRAAYLNMSEDPSHPSMALNTRFSEVECLAESHQHLSKESMSGNKPANAVLHKVLKQLEELLSDMKADVTRLPATIARIPPVAVRLQMSERNILSRLASRAPEAPAQTQQMSQQ
- the chd4a gene encoding chromodomain-helicase-DNA-binding protein 4a isoform X2, whose translation is MSGSEDDRDDYGARDDRLMQDEEEEEISENETPKVKKKKKAKKSKESKSSKRRSRREELAISSPEPMDIGGIEDADDGPGQRSESEGSDYTPGRKKKKRGGSSKEKKRNSAGVERSSKRKEPEPEEDEDEDDDDCSEPKSSSQLLDDWGMEDIDHVFTEEDYRSLTNYKAFSQFVRPLIAAKNPKIAVSKMMMVLGAKWREFSTNNPLRGAAAANAALATANVPAAVDTMVAEVTPAAAAPPAPVEPQPAAAPPLRKAKTKEGKGPNARKKSKPVPKPQEKKNNTKTKKVAPLKIKLGGFNSKRKRSSSEEDEPDADSDFENGSINSVSVSEGSNSRSKKRASKNKPKKKKEDGDGYETDHQDYCEVCQQGGEIILCDTCPRAYHMVCLDPDMEKAPEGTWSCPHCEKEGIQWEAREDVSEAEEDNGETGEMEEDDHHMEFCRVCKDGGELLCCDSCPSSYHIHCLNPPLPEIPNGEWICPRCTCPPMKGKVQKILTWRWGEPPPPTVVPRPPELLPDAPDPPPLKGRAEREFFAKWCNMSYWHCSWVSELQLEMHCQVMFRNYQRKNDMDEPPPIDFGEGEEDKYVKRKSKDPTYVHLEEKYFRFGIKMEWLMIHRILNHSVDRKNNVHYLIKWRELPYDQATWEAEDMDIPEFDVYKLQYWNHRELMMGDDGRPGKKIKVKGRVKRPERPPENPVVDPTIKFDRQPDYLDSTGGTLHPYQLEGLNWLRFSWAQGTDTILADEMGLGKTVQTAVFLYSLYKEGHSKGPFLVSAPLSTIINWEREFEMWAPDMYVVTYIGDKDSRAVIRENEFSFEDNAIRGGKRASRMKKDSSIKFHVLLTSYELITIDMAALGSIDWACLVVDEAHRLKNNQSKFFRVLNNYSLQHKLLLTGTPLQNNLEELFHLLNFLTPERFNNLEVFLEEFADIAKEDQIKKLHDMLGPHMLRRLKADVFKHMPSKTELIVRVELSPMQKKYYKYILTKNFEALNTKGGGNQVSLLNVVMDLKKCCNHPYLFPAAAMEAPKLPNGMYDGSALTKSSGKLLLLQKMMRKLKEGGHRVLVFSQMTKMLDLLEDFLENEGYKYERIDGGITGGMRQEAIDRFNAPGAQQFAFLLSTRAGGLGINLATADTVIIYDSDWNPHNDIQAFSRAHRIGQNKKVMIYRFVTKASVEERITQVAKKKMMLTHLVVRPGLGSKTGSMSKQELDDILKFGTEELFKDEGEENKNKEEDSSIIHYDDKAIDRLLDRNQDATDDTELQSMNEYLSSFKVAQYVVKDEEEEEEEVQREIIKQEESVDPDYWEKLLRHHYEQQQEDLARNLGKGKRIRKQVNYNDGSQEDRADWQDDQSDGQSDYSVASEEGDEDFDERSEANSRRPNRKGLRNDKDKPLPPLLARVGGNIEVLGFNSRQRKAFLNAVMRYGMPPQDAFTTQWLVRDLRGKSEKEFKAYVSLFMRHLCEPGADGAETFADGVPREGLSRQHVLTRIGVMSLIRKKVQEFEHVNGQWSMPWMAELEENKRAAAQPDSPGKTPSTGTPADTQPNTPAPADDSSKNEEMKDGEKDLKKETETEKNDKDPVKGSDEVIAIPDDEEKSPASEQEKKNGVEAMETDKPSNGEAESAKEKEAEKEGEEKSPEGGEEAKPAAEAKTEGSEVKPGDAEMKEETKEEKTEKMDTTPPDVKKDLKDDKETPKPEEATKLQNGDGSKEGAAPATTAASASSVSEEKKKAKTRFMFNIADGGFTELHSLWQNEERAATVTKKTNEIWHRRHDYWLLAGIIQHGYARWQDIQNDVRFAILNEPFKGEINRGNFLEIKNKFLARRFKLLEQALVIEEQLRRAAYLNMSEDPSHPSMALNTRFSEVECLAESHQHLSKESMSGNKPANAVLHKVLKQLEELLSDMKADVTRLPATIARIPPVAVRLQMSERNILSRLASRAPEAPAQTQQMSQQ